TGGCCTCCATCTTGCGGAACACCGACCATGGCTTCTTCTGCCGGCTCTTCACGCTCGCCTTGATGGTGTGTTTCTCGAACAGGCCGGACAGCGCCGTCTCGATCTCCTGCAGGACACCCTTGTTGCGCTCGAAAATCTCGGCAAGCCTCGCGGTGACGGCGCGATAGGCCTCCGGATTGATGTAGCGGAAGGCGATTTCCTCGAGTTCTTCGCGCATGCCCTGCATGCCCATGCGGCCGGCGAGCGGCGCATAGATGTCCATCGTCTCCTCGGCGATGCGCAGGCGCTTGGACTCGGGCATATGGTCGAGCGTGCGCATGTTGTGCAGGCGGTCGGCGAGCTTGACCAGAAGGACGCGAATATCCTCCGAGATCGCGAGCAGAAGCTTGCGCAGGTTCTCCGCCTGCTCGGCCTTCTTGGAGACGAGGTCGAGCTTCTTCAGCTTGGTAAGGCCCTCGACCAGCTTGCCCATTTCGGGGCCGAACAGCTCGTCGATCTCGGCCCTGGTCGCGGTGGTGTCCTCGATCGTGTCATGCAGCAGGGCAACGGCGATGGTCGCCTCGTCCATGTGCATCTCGGTGAGGATGGCGGCGACTTCGAGGGGATGCGAGAAATAGGGATCGCCCGAAGCGCGCTTCTGGTGGCCATGCTTCTGCATGGCATAGACATAGGCCTTGTTGAGCAGTGCCTCATTGACGTCAGGCTTGTAGCGCTGGACGCGCTCGACAAGCTCATACTGACGCATCATGGGCGGGATCTCGCGGTGCTGAAATGATTGATGCGCCGCACTGGCGTACGACGCATCTCATAGATAGCCACGAAACCTGAGATACGGAAGTCCTGGATGGTTGATCCAACCCGGACAAAAGCTCTTAGTAATCGTCGCTCTTTTCCGGCGGCACCAGGCCTTCGATGCCGGCGAGCAGGTCTTCCTCGCTCATGCGGTCGAAAGCGATGTTCTCCTCGGCATCGTCGGCGTCGGCCGCGACCGCGGTCGCGCCGGTCTGGTCGGTGATCGCCTCGCCCTCGGCTTCCGGCTCATCGACCTCGACATGCTTCTGCAGCGAGTGGATCAGGTCTTCCTTGAGGTCGTCAGGCGACAGCGTCTCGTCGGCGATCTCGCGCAGCGCGATGACTGGGTTCTTGTCATTGTCGCGCGGAACGGTGATCTGCGCGCCCTGGCTGATCTGGCGGGCGCGATGGCCGGCGAGCAGCACGAGTTCAAAACGGTTGTCGACCTTGTCGATGCAATCTTCAACGGTTACGCGGGCCATGGACTGCCCCTTTCATGCGATGGATTTGATGGAAAGCTGGCGCGCTCCATAACGCGGGCGCGGCCGAAATACAAGCTTTTTGGCGGCGGCGCCAGCTTATGGGCCGTTGCCCGGCTCATCATCGCGCCACGCCATGATGCGGCTCACATAGTCGCGATCACAATTGCTTGCAATGTGGGCCGTGCCCTTGGATATCCATAAATTGCGCGTTATCTCGGATATGACGGGTAGCAAGCGCATTTGTGGACCTGCCCGTCGACGCTTTTAAGACGACAGAAATTTTTGAAAGGGATGTTTTTCAATGTTCGATCCCCGTGAAAAGATCGCTCTTTTCATCGACGGCGCCAATCTCTACGCCACGTCCCGCGCGCTGGGCTTCGACATCGACTACCGCAAGCTCCTGTCGAGTTTCCAGAAGCGCGGGTATCTCTTACGCGCTTATTATTACACCGCGCTGGTCGAGGACCAGGAATATTCCTCGATCCGGCCGCTGATCGACTGGCTTGATTATAACGGTTTCAAGGTGGTGACCAAGCCCGCCAAGGAATTCACCGACTCGACCGGCCGCCGCAAGATCAAGGGCAACATGGACATCGAGCTGACCGTCGATGCGCTGGAGCTTGCCGACGTCGTCGACCACTATGTCATCTTCTCCGGCGACGGCGACTTCCGCACGCTGGTCGAGGCGCTGCAGCGGCGCGGACGCAAGGTGTCGATCATTTCGACCATGGCCTCGCAGCCGCCGATGATTTCCGACGATCTGCGCCGCCAGGCCGACCACTTCATCGACCTGATGACGCTGAAGAGCGACGTCGGCCGCGATCCGTCCGAGCGGCCGGTGCGCCGGCCGGAACCCGCCGAAGTCGACGAGGACGATTATTGACGGGCGGCGGCCTTGACCGCCACAACCTCCCCCGAACCCAGCCGCGACTGCCCGCTTTGCCCGCGGCTGCATGATTTCATCGCCGCCTGGCGCGAGCGCGAGCCGGGCTGGTTCAACGCGCCGGTGCCGACCTTCCTGCCGCCCGAGGGTGAAGCCTCGGTCCGCCTGCTGATCGTCGGGCTTGCGCCCGGTCTGCGCGGCGCCAACCGGACGGGGCGCCCCTTCACCGGCGACTATGCCGGCGACCTGCTCTACGGCACGATGATCGCGCAGGGCCTGGCGCGCGGCGAGTTCAAGGCACGGCCGGATGACGGGCTGGAGTTGGTCGGCACGGCCATCACCAATGCGGTGCGCTGCGTGCCGCCGGAGAACAAGCCGGTCGGCGCCGAGATCGCCACCTGCCGGACTTTTCTGAAACCCACCATCGCGCGC
This region of Mesorhizobium sp. M2A.F.Ca.ET.046.03.2.1 genomic DNA includes:
- a CDS encoding uracil-DNA glycosylase → MTATTSPEPSRDCPLCPRLHDFIAAWREREPGWFNAPVPTFLPPEGEASVRLLIVGLAPGLRGANRTGRPFTGDYAGDLLYGTMIAQGLARGEFKARPDDGLELVGTAITNAVRCVPPENKPVGAEIATCRTFLKPTIARFPNLRAILTLGSIAHQSTVRALGERVAAIPFRHGGKQEAGGIALFSSYHCSRYNTNTGVLTEQMFVSVFSEIAAFLRG
- the rpoZ gene encoding DNA-directed RNA polymerase subunit omega, with the protein product MARVTVEDCIDKVDNRFELVLLAGHRARQISQGAQITVPRDNDKNPVIALREIADETLSPDDLKEDLIHSLQKHVEVDEPEAEGEAITDQTGATAVAADADDAEENIAFDRMSEEDLLAGIEGLVPPEKSDDY
- a CDS encoding NYN domain-containing protein, producing MFDPREKIALFIDGANLYATSRALGFDIDYRKLLSSFQKRGYLLRAYYYTALVEDQEYSSIRPLIDWLDYNGFKVVTKPAKEFTDSTGRRKIKGNMDIELTVDALELADVVDHYVIFSGDGDFRTLVEALQRRGRKVSIISTMASQPPMISDDLRRQADHFIDLMTLKSDVGRDPSERPVRRPEPAEVDEDDY